The following are from one region of the Coffea eugenioides isolate CCC68of chromosome 2, Ceug_1.0, whole genome shotgun sequence genome:
- the LOC113762820 gene encoding putative disease resistance RPP13-like protein 3 isoform X2, with translation MANIPDAALGFILQNLKESVQYNAELIGGVKDNVKELCEDLETLRAFIREYTDKYSDNEILEKLASKIRGVVYRAEDAIETYISCASVQKLRRAISKAAHFVDYISDLRAVGKEIEKVSKDVQEIYQNRAALGFAAMQIEEISNRRQKKKKTPVVEEDNVVGFDDAAKEVIELLTGESDDQSDQLEVISIIGMLGLGKTTLAKKVLNDPKIEYEFYTRAFVNVSQEYERKEMFLKILGQFTQITDQMNKMSDEQLCKELHDQLKTRKYLIVMDDVWTNEAWDQLKGAFPNNNKRSRVLITSRHKPVAVHANQSIDPYFLRFLYPEESRELLRRKVFGNNCCPSELEAYELRILQKCDGLPLAIVVVAGILVNHRDRTDWWKKVAEDVNDYVARKQEQSYDVIKLSYNHMPYYLKPCFLYLGVFREDFEIPVWKLVRLWIAEGFIPRDGCMSLEDIAEDYLEELVDRNLVMVGHRRLTGQIKTCRIHDTLRDFCKKEATKENLFQEIKRKLTRLTLLNTLLDWKHMSTLGKLEKLEVLKLKDNAFQGELWRTEGGGFRNLKVLHIGSTNLVMWKALASHFPILRSLFLRHCTKLEAVPSGLGDIATLQEIDLYCTNSMVAKSARNIQVLKLKVQANDKNKRGAAFKLSVYPPDQ, from the exons ATGGCTAACATCCCAGATGCTGCACTGGGATTCATCCTACAAAACCTGAAAGAATCGGTTCAATACAATGCTGAATTAATAGGTGGAGTGAAGGACAATGTTAAGGAGCTCTGTGAAGATCTTGAAACGTTGAGAGCCTTCATCAGGGAGTACACAGATAAGTACAGTGACAATGAGATCCTTGAAAAGTTAGCCAGTAAAATCAGGGGTGTGGTTTATCGAGCTGAGGATGCAATTGAAACATACATCTCTTGTGCTTCAGTGCAGAAATTGAGAAGGGCGATCAGCAAAGCTGCCCATTTTGTTGATTATATTTCAGACCTTCGAGCTGTGGGGAAAGAGATTGAGAAGGTCAGCAAAGATGTGCAGGAGATTTACCAAAACAGGGCAGCACTTGGATTTGCTGCTATGCAAATTGAGGAGATATCCAACAGacgtcaaaagaagaaaaag ACTCCAGTGGTTGAGGAAGATaatgtggttggttttgatgacgCGGCTAAAGAAGTAATTGAGCTTCTTACAGGAGAATCAGATGATCAATCGGATCAACTAGAAGTAATCTCAATCATTGGAATGCTTGGCCTTGGGAAGACGACACTAGCCAAAAAAGTTTTAAATGACCCTAAAATTGAGTATGAATTCTATACTCGTGCATTTGTGAATGTGTCTCAAGAATATGAAAGGAAGGAAATGTTCCTCAAAATTTTGGGTCAGTTTACTCAAATTACTGATCAAATGAATAAGATGTCCGATGAACAGTTGTGTAAAGAACTCCATGATCAATTGAAGACTCGAAAGTATCTGATTGTGATGGATGATGTGTGGACCAATGAAGCATGGGATCAGCTCAAGGGTGCTTTCCCCAACAATAATAAACGGAGTAGAGTTCTAATAACAAGCCGACACAAACCTGTAGCTGTTCATGCTAATCAAAGTATTGATCCTTATTTTTTGCGGTTTCTGTACCCAGAAGAGAGTCGAGAGTTATTGCGAAGAAAGGTTTTTGGAAACAATTGTTGCCCCTCAGAGTTGGAGGCTTATGAACTGCGCATTTTGCAGAAGTGTGATGGACTACCGTTAGCTATAGTGGTAGTTGCAGGTATACTTGTGAATCATCGAGATAGAACAGATTGGTGgaagaaagtagctgaagatgTGAATGATTATGTTGCAAGAAAACAAGAGCAGAGTTATGATGTGATCAAGCTAAGTTACAATCACATGCCATATTATTTGAAGCCATGTTTTCTCTACCTTGGAGTCTTCCGTGAAGATTTTGAGATCCCGGTGTGGAAGTTGGTTCGGCTGTGGATCGCTGAAGGATTTATTCCACGGGATGGGTGTATGAGTCTGGAGGATATAGCGGAGGATTATTTGGAGGAATTGGTGGACAGAAATTTAGTAATGGTGGGGCACAGGAGGTTGACTGGTCAAATAAAAACATGTCGAATTCATGATACTTTGCGTGACTTCTGCAAGAAGGAAGCCACGAAAGAAAATCTTTTCCAAGAAATAAAAAG GAAGCTAACCAGGTTGACTTTACTAAATACCTTGCTCGATTGGAAGCACATGTCCACATTGGGAAAGCTGGAGAAGCTTGAGGTGCTGAAGTTGAAAGATAATGCATTTCAAGGAGAGCTGTGGCGAACAGAAGGTGGTGGTTTTCGTAATCTTAAGGTTTTGCACATTGGCAGTACAAATTTAGTGATGTGGAAAGCTTTGGCTAGTCATTTTCCCATACTAAGAAGCCTGTTCCTCAGGCATTGCACTAAGCTTGAGGCTGTCCCATCTGGTCTTGGAGATATAGCTACCCTCCAAGAAATTGACCTCTACTGTACCAACTCTATGGTCGCTAAATCTGCAAGAAACATTCAAGTTTTGAAATTGAAGGTTCAAGCAAATGATAAGAACAAAAGAGGAGCTGCATTTAAACTCTCAGTTTATCCTCCAGATCAGTGA
- the LOC113762820 gene encoding putative late blight resistance protein homolog R1A-3 isoform X1: MANIPDAALGFILQNLKESVQYNAELIGGVKDNVKELCEDLETLRAFIREYTDKYSDNEILEKLASKIRGVVYRAEDAIETYISCASVQKLRRAISKAAHFVDYISDLRAVGKEIEKVSKDVQEIYQNRAALGFAAMQIEEISNRRQKKKKTPVVEEDNVVGFDDAAKEVIELLTGESDDQSDQLEVISIIGMLGLGKTTLAKKVLNDPKIEYEFYTRAFVNVSQEYERKEMFLKILGQFTQITDQMNKMSDEQLCKELHDQLKTRKYLIVMDDVWTNEAWDQLKGAFPNNNKRSRVLITSRHKPVAVHANQSIDPYFLRFLYPEESRELLRRKVFGNNCCPSELEAYELRILQKCDGLPLAIVVVAGILVNHRDRTDWWKKVAEDVNDYVARKQEQSYDVIKLSYNHMPYYLKPCFLYLGVFREDFEIPVWKLVRLWIAEGFIPRDGCMSLEDIAEDYLEELVDRNLVMVGHRRLTGQIKTCRIHDTLRDFCKKEATKENLFQEIKRFDQAPSFSADRSSDGFRRLCVNAFVADYIKSKPSGEFVRSFLSFAKDETTLQPEHVSLIPKAFKLLRVLDARSLILTRFPTDLLYLVLLKYIAVSCNFKILPEKLSNLWNLQTLIVETSSRTLEIKADIWKLPQLRHVHTNASTSLVESKKELIINAHLKTLSTISPESCRAELFVRAPKLKKLGVCGKLVNVIQPTGQSSLFANLFKLEDLENLKLLNDDITFKLHALPQENMFPRKLTRLTLLNTLLDWKHMSTLGKLEKLEVLKLKDNAFQGELWRTEGGGFRNLKVLHIGSTNLVMWKALASHFPILRSLFLRHCTKLEAVPSGLGDIATLQEIDLYCTNSMVAKSARNIQVLKLKVQANDKNKRGAAFKLSVYPPDQ; encoded by the exons ATGGCTAACATCCCAGATGCTGCACTGGGATTCATCCTACAAAACCTGAAAGAATCGGTTCAATACAATGCTGAATTAATAGGTGGAGTGAAGGACAATGTTAAGGAGCTCTGTGAAGATCTTGAAACGTTGAGAGCCTTCATCAGGGAGTACACAGATAAGTACAGTGACAATGAGATCCTTGAAAAGTTAGCCAGTAAAATCAGGGGTGTGGTTTATCGAGCTGAGGATGCAATTGAAACATACATCTCTTGTGCTTCAGTGCAGAAATTGAGAAGGGCGATCAGCAAAGCTGCCCATTTTGTTGATTATATTTCAGACCTTCGAGCTGTGGGGAAAGAGATTGAGAAGGTCAGCAAAGATGTGCAGGAGATTTACCAAAACAGGGCAGCACTTGGATTTGCTGCTATGCAAATTGAGGAGATATCCAACAGacgtcaaaagaagaaaaag ACTCCAGTGGTTGAGGAAGATaatgtggttggttttgatgacgCGGCTAAAGAAGTAATTGAGCTTCTTACAGGAGAATCAGATGATCAATCGGATCAACTAGAAGTAATCTCAATCATTGGAATGCTTGGCCTTGGGAAGACGACACTAGCCAAAAAAGTTTTAAATGACCCTAAAATTGAGTATGAATTCTATACTCGTGCATTTGTGAATGTGTCTCAAGAATATGAAAGGAAGGAAATGTTCCTCAAAATTTTGGGTCAGTTTACTCAAATTACTGATCAAATGAATAAGATGTCCGATGAACAGTTGTGTAAAGAACTCCATGATCAATTGAAGACTCGAAAGTATCTGATTGTGATGGATGATGTGTGGACCAATGAAGCATGGGATCAGCTCAAGGGTGCTTTCCCCAACAATAATAAACGGAGTAGAGTTCTAATAACAAGCCGACACAAACCTGTAGCTGTTCATGCTAATCAAAGTATTGATCCTTATTTTTTGCGGTTTCTGTACCCAGAAGAGAGTCGAGAGTTATTGCGAAGAAAGGTTTTTGGAAACAATTGTTGCCCCTCAGAGTTGGAGGCTTATGAACTGCGCATTTTGCAGAAGTGTGATGGACTACCGTTAGCTATAGTGGTAGTTGCAGGTATACTTGTGAATCATCGAGATAGAACAGATTGGTGgaagaaagtagctgaagatgTGAATGATTATGTTGCAAGAAAACAAGAGCAGAGTTATGATGTGATCAAGCTAAGTTACAATCACATGCCATATTATTTGAAGCCATGTTTTCTCTACCTTGGAGTCTTCCGTGAAGATTTTGAGATCCCGGTGTGGAAGTTGGTTCGGCTGTGGATCGCTGAAGGATTTATTCCACGGGATGGGTGTATGAGTCTGGAGGATATAGCGGAGGATTATTTGGAGGAATTGGTGGACAGAAATTTAGTAATGGTGGGGCACAGGAGGTTGACTGGTCAAATAAAAACATGTCGAATTCATGATACTTTGCGTGACTTCTGCAAGAAGGAAGCCACGAAAGAAAATCTTTTCCAAGAAATAAAAAGGTTTGATCAAGCCCCTTCTTTTTCTGCTGACCGTTCTTCTGATGGTTTTCGTCGCTTGTGTGTGAATGCATTTGTTGCTGATTATATTAAATCAAAACCATCTGGTGAATTTGTCCGATCATTTCTGAGCTTTGCCAAGGATGAAACCACTTTGCAACCCGAACATGTCTCATTGATCCCTAAAGCCTTCAAACTTCTTAGAGTTTTAGATGCTAGATCACTTATTTTAACCCGTTTTCCCACTGACTTGCTTTACCTGGTTCTTTTGAAATACATTGCTGTCTCTTGCAACTTCAAAATCCTTCCTGAGAAACTGTCAAATCTCTGGAACTTACAGACTCTCATAGTAGAAACATCATCTCGTACCCTTGAAATTAAAGCAGACATATGGAAGCTTCCACAACTAAGACATGTACACACTAATGCTTCCACAAGTCTGGTAGAATCTAAGAAAGAGCTCATTATTAATGCACACTTGAAAACCCTTTCTACAATTTCACCAGAAAGTTGCAGAGCAGAACTGTTTGTTAGGGCTCCCAAACTCAAGAAGTTGGGTGTATGTGGAAAACTAGTTAATGTCATACAGCCCACTGGTCAGTCTAGCTTGTTTGCCAACCTCTTCAAATTGGAAGACCTTGAAAATTTGAAGCTGTTGAATGATGATATTACTTTTAAGTTACATGCTCTTCCTCAAGAAAACATGTTTCCTAGGAAGCTAACCAGGTTGACTTTACTAAATACCTTGCTCGATTGGAAGCACATGTCCACATTGGGAAAGCTGGAGAAGCTTGAGGTGCTGAAGTTGAAAGATAATGCATTTCAAGGAGAGCTGTGGCGAACAGAAGGTGGTGGTTTTCGTAATCTTAAGGTTTTGCACATTGGCAGTACAAATTTAGTGATGTGGAAAGCTTTGGCTAGTCATTTTCCCATACTAAGAAGCCTGTTCCTCAGGCATTGCACTAAGCTTGAGGCTGTCCCATCTGGTCTTGGAGATATAGCTACCCTCCAAGAAATTGACCTCTACTGTACCAACTCTATGGTCGCTAAATCTGCAAGAAACATTCAAGTTTTGAAATTGAAGGTTCAAGCAAATGATAAGAACAAAAGAGGAGCTGCATTTAAACTCTCAGTTTATCCTCCAGATCAGTGA